Proteins encoded within one genomic window of Pedobacter africanus:
- a CDS encoding polysaccharide deacetylase family protein: MDTRTKWSDGSRLVVSISMQFEAGGQPDNAESPFPKNLEKGFIDLPASTWYQYGYKEGIPRMLDNWDELGIKVTSHMVGSAVLKNPELAKEIVARGHEAAAHGMNWSSQYNLPYTEEKKFIKDGVDAIKMTTGFNPVGYNANWLRRGENTLSILQELGFKYHIDDLSRDEPFIIKVNQQDFAVVPYTLRNNDILLIEGKNFSADQFFNQVKLEFEQLYAESEFKRRQLSISFHDRIGGTPQMVRAAKDLIRYIQQHEGVAFKRKDEIAELTLGDRTSIRE; this comes from the coding sequence ATGGATACAAGAACAAAATGGAGCGATGGCTCACGATTGGTGGTTTCAATATCGATGCAGTTTGAAGCCGGCGGACAACCTGATAACGCAGAAAGCCCTTTTCCCAAAAATCTGGAGAAAGGATTTATCGACCTGCCAGCATCTACCTGGTACCAGTATGGCTATAAGGAAGGAATTCCAAGGATGCTGGATAATTGGGATGAGCTGGGAATAAAAGTAACTTCACATATGGTAGGCTCAGCGGTTTTAAAAAACCCTGAATTGGCAAAGGAAATTGTGGCCCGCGGACACGAAGCGGCGGCCCACGGCATGAACTGGAGTTCACAGTATAATTTACCTTATACAGAAGAAAAGAAATTTATAAAAGATGGTGTCGACGCCATCAAAATGACAACAGGTTTTAATCCAGTTGGCTATAACGCCAACTGGCTACGCAGAGGTGAAAATACCCTGAGTATACTACAGGAGCTTGGATTTAAGTATCACATTGATGATTTGAGCAGAGACGAGCCTTTTATCATCAAGGTCAATCAGCAAGATTTTGCGGTCGTTCCTTACACCCTGCGAAACAATGATATTCTATTGATTGAAGGGAAAAACTTTTCAGCCGATCAATTTTTCAATCAGGTAAAACTGGAGTTTGAACAGCTGTATGCCGAAAGTGAATTTAAAAGAAGACAATTGTCTATAAGTTTTCATGATCGAATTGGAGGAACGCCTCAAATGGTTAGGGCAGCAAAAGATTTAATACGGTACATTCAACAACACGAAGGTGTTGCTTTCAAAAGGAAAGACGAAATCGCCGAACTAACGCTGGGAGACAGGACAAGCATTCGTGAATAA
- a CDS encoding DoxX family protein, giving the protein MNTLVFLILRLAISISMLGHGLVRLPKLSAFSQWMVGSFEKSLLPKALVVSFSYVLPVAEFSIGLMLLTGLFTKPAAVAGAIVLLLLIFGTTMTENWEALPSQLIHIIFFAILLQFIDSNSIALDEIFFK; this is encoded by the coding sequence ATGAACACACTTGTTTTTTTGATACTACGTCTGGCTATTTCCATTAGTATGTTAGGTCACGGATTGGTACGCTTACCCAAACTCAGCGCATTCAGCCAATGGATGGTGGGGAGCTTTGAAAAATCGCTGTTACCCAAAGCGTTGGTAGTATCCTTCAGTTACGTCCTGCCTGTTGCTGAATTTTCCATAGGATTAATGTTGCTAACGGGGTTGTTTACCAAGCCTGCAGCAGTTGCGGGAGCTATAGTTCTGCTGCTGTTAATTTTTGGCACTACAATGACCGAAAATTGGGAAGCCCTGCCATCCCAGCTGATTCATATTATTTTCTTTGCCATTTTGCTTCAGTTTATTGATAGCAACAGCATCGCTCTGGATGAAATATTTTTTAAGTAG
- a CDS encoding AraC family transcriptional regulator: MKIKNLHLPFEAGLIETDEYVSQEHRNTYFEMFFIFKGKGIQVINENQLEYAPDKLFLLFPKDLHDFKVQEKTSFFFLRFNESYLKTQSKEWLQKLDYIFYNHDHLPGCILKNVEDKPLIRTLAEAILKEQKRKNAYQQEVLQQLINTIITIAARNIALLGTARHYHPSQPLSVLGYIHQNIYSPNLLKTEVIAEHFHVSPNYMSEFFKRQTGESMQHYIHSYRIKLIENRLLLTNFRLTEIALEFGLTDVSHLNKLFKKFKQMSPSDYRRSAKYSGL, from the coding sequence ATGAAAATTAAGAATCTCCATTTACCCTTTGAAGCCGGCCTGATAGAAACAGATGAATATGTGAGCCAGGAGCACAGAAATACCTATTTTGAAATGTTTTTTATCTTTAAAGGAAAAGGAATTCAGGTGATTAACGAAAATCAACTGGAATACGCTCCCGACAAGCTTTTTTTGCTTTTTCCAAAAGATTTACATGATTTTAAAGTACAGGAAAAAACGAGCTTTTTTTTTCTTCGGTTTAATGAGAGCTACCTGAAGACCCAATCTAAGGAATGGCTGCAGAAGCTGGATTACATTTTCTACAATCACGATCATTTACCCGGCTGTATTCTCAAAAATGTGGAAGATAAACCCTTGATACGAACTTTGGCAGAGGCTATCCTTAAGGAGCAGAAAAGAAAAAATGCATATCAGCAGGAGGTATTGCAACAGCTGATCAACACGATCATTACCATTGCCGCTAGGAATATTGCTTTACTGGGAACAGCAAGACACTATCATCCTTCGCAACCGCTATCGGTATTGGGTTACATACATCAAAACATCTATTCTCCCAATCTGCTAAAGACAGAAGTCATCGCTGAGCATTTTCACGTATCACCCAATTATATGAGCGAGTTTTTCAAAAGACAGACGGGAGAAAGTATGCAGCATTATATTCATTCATACAGAATAAAACTGATAGAAAACAGGCTTTTGTTGACCAACTTCAGGTTGACCGAAATTGCCCTTGAATTTGGGCTAACTGATGTAAGCCATCTCAATAAACTATTCAAAAAATTTAAACAAATGAGTCCCTCTGATTATAGAAGATCAGCCAAATATTCTGGCCTCTAA
- a CDS encoding aminotransferase class III-fold pyridoxal phosphate-dependent enzyme codes for MILSEKYIEELVRTRYGLEVNVTSIAGYEDQNFLLKTDEGARFIVKVNVNPSDPAFLEAQIRVMQFLKQKDEQLGIQQVMPNLKGGGLTVEHHGSDVLYLRLLSYLEGTFMAELGECPDSVPQSLGAMLGNMDQHLRGYHLPAAYRYTEWDLAQVMDCHQYLHFIQDHEQRTMAAYFLLQYEMEVLPLRRHLRKAVIHNDANDYNILVQDGKVCGIIDFGDMVESCLVDNVAVACTYLMFKKADPLRAAELFLNSYHSVNPLTEQECSILYYLIAARLSMSVVTSAMKRSQSNNAHHFVSEKDAWTLLYQWIKLNPLKVQDRFNLCCGHPSVLGTETADAALQKERKEIVGANLSISYQKKLKITRGALQYLYDDKGDTYIDCVNNVSHIGHCHPVVVKAMQQQLARLNTNTRYLHDSLVKYARMITATLPPKLKVCYFCNSGSEANDLAIRISRHFTKQKDVIVLDHAYHGTSTVAMELSPYKFDGKGGPGQQPYIHKGMNPDLYRGNYRYEDAEAGQKYAADIENILKELSAKGTGVAAFICETLLGVGGQIPLPEGYLQAVYRHVRAAGGLCIADEVQVGFGRVGEQFWGFELQGAEPDIVVLGKPIGNGHPLAAVVLTEEVAAAFNNGMEYFNTYGGNPVSMETGIAVMEVIRDEELQQRALETGNYLLEGLEKLKEKHPIIGDVRGKGLFVGAELVRNRESLEPAVPEIDEIVERMKARGFLLSTDGPLHNVLKIKPPMVFNKENAGAFLKQLDEVLQGF; via the coding sequence CCCGGTACGGACTCGAAGTTAACGTTACGTCCATTGCAGGTTATGAAGACCAGAATTTTCTGCTGAAAACCGATGAGGGAGCCAGATTTATCGTAAAGGTAAATGTCAACCCCTCAGATCCTGCTTTCCTGGAAGCCCAGATCAGGGTAATGCAGTTCTTAAAACAAAAAGACGAACAGCTGGGCATACAGCAGGTGATGCCTAACCTAAAAGGAGGGGGGCTTACGGTTGAACATCATGGAAGCGATGTGCTTTACCTGAGGCTGCTCTCTTACCTGGAAGGTACGTTCATGGCTGAGCTCGGGGAATGCCCGGATTCGGTTCCGCAAAGCCTGGGTGCCATGCTGGGCAATATGGACCAGCACCTCAGAGGTTATCATCTCCCCGCCGCCTATCGATACACAGAATGGGACCTGGCGCAGGTAATGGACTGCCACCAATACCTTCATTTTATCCAGGACCATGAGCAACGAACTATGGCGGCTTATTTTCTGTTGCAATACGAAATGGAAGTGCTGCCATTGCGCAGGCATTTAAGGAAGGCAGTAATCCATAACGACGCCAACGATTACAATATCCTGGTGCAGGATGGAAAAGTTTGCGGGATCATAGATTTTGGGGATATGGTAGAAAGCTGCCTGGTTGACAATGTAGCAGTCGCCTGCACTTACCTGATGTTTAAAAAAGCAGACCCGCTTAGGGCTGCAGAGCTGTTTTTAAACAGTTACCACAGCGTAAACCCATTAACGGAACAGGAATGCTCCATCTTGTATTACCTCATTGCCGCCCGGTTGAGCATGAGTGTGGTCACTTCGGCCATGAAACGGAGCCAGAGCAACAATGCGCACCACTTTGTATCCGAAAAAGATGCCTGGACTTTGCTGTACCAATGGATAAAACTTAATCCATTAAAGGTGCAGGACCGTTTTAATCTTTGCTGCGGACACCCATCTGTATTGGGTACTGAAACAGCAGATGCAGCACTGCAAAAGGAAAGAAAGGAAATTGTGGGTGCCAACCTGAGCATTAGTTACCAAAAGAAGCTGAAAATCACACGTGGCGCATTACAATACCTTTATGATGATAAAGGGGACACCTATATTGACTGTGTAAATAACGTAAGCCATATCGGGCATTGCCATCCTGTAGTGGTAAAGGCCATGCAGCAGCAGTTGGCCCGGCTGAATACCAATACCCGCTACCTGCACGATAGCCTGGTGAAATATGCCAGAATGATTACAGCTACATTGCCACCAAAGCTGAAGGTTTGCTATTTCTGCAACTCAGGCAGTGAAGCCAACGACCTGGCCATCCGCATCAGCAGGCATTTTACCAAACAGAAAGATGTGATTGTACTGGATCATGCCTACCATGGCACTTCAACTGTGGCCATGGAACTGAGCCCCTATAAGTTTGATGGCAAGGGAGGTCCCGGACAGCAGCCTTATATCCATAAAGGGATGAACCCTGATCTCTATCGCGGGAATTACCGTTATGAAGACGCAGAAGCGGGCCAGAAATATGCTGCAGATATCGAAAATATCCTTAAGGAATTATCCGCAAAAGGTACCGGGGTTGCGGCTTTCATTTGCGAGACCCTGCTGGGGGTGGGCGGACAAATCCCTTTGCCTGAAGGTTATTTACAGGCTGTTTACCGTCATGTTCGTGCTGCCGGAGGCTTGTGCATTGCCGATGAGGTTCAGGTAGGTTTTGGCAGGGTAGGCGAACAGTTCTGGGGTTTTGAATTGCAGGGGGCAGAGCCTGATATTGTGGTGTTGGGCAAGCCCATAGGTAATGGCCATCCCCTGGCAGCCGTAGTGCTTACCGAAGAAGTGGCTGCTGCATTTAACAACGGAATGGAGTATTTCAATACCTATGGGGGTAATCCGGTATCTATGGAAACCGGTATTGCAGTTATGGAGGTGATCCGTGACGAGGAACTGCAGCAACGGGCACTGGAAACCGGTAATTACCTGTTGGAAGGACTGGAAAAGCTGAAAGAAAAGCATCCGATTATAGGCGATGTGAGAGGAAAAGGTTTGTTTGTAGGCGCCGAGCTCGTGAGAAACCGGGAAAGTCTGGAGCCTGCTGTACCCGAAATAGATGAGATAGTGGAGCGCATGAAAGCGCGTGGTTTCCTGTTGAGCACGGATGGTCCCCTGCACAATGTATTGAAGATCAAGCCACCTATGGTGTTCAACAAGGAAAATGCCGGGGCTTTCCTAAAGCAGCTTGACGAGGTATTGCAGGGCTTTTGA